TTTATTCttagtattattcattcattcattcatcttccataccgcttgatcctcactaaggtcgcggggggtgctggagcccatcccagccgtctcctgaatcggttgccagccaatcgcagggcacacatagacgaacaaccatccacgctcatactcacaccgagggacaatttagagtgttcaatcagcctgccatgcatgtttttggaatgtgggaggaaaccggagcacccggagaaaacccacgcaggcccggggagaacatgcaaactccacacagggaggccggagctggaatcgaacccggtacctctgcattgtgaagccgacgtgctaaccactggactaccgggccgcctcttagGATTattatgaattttattttttttgctttgacttgttttCTCCAATCACTTCACACCAGGCCTCACTTTTTCGTCTTGTACATtattattaccggtagttttccttgtttgtttttcgaAGTATGATTCAGGGTGGTGGACTAGTTAGTGGCTCCGGCCCACCTGCAATCCTAATATTACTATATTagatattgttgtttttatatcGTTGTAGTAATGAGGACAGTCGTgatgatgattgtttgtctatatgtgcgcTGCAACAGTCCAAGGTGTATTTCAAGCTAGAACAGGCTCCAATGGTtggctggctggatggataaCATAATTTCCACCTGCCTCTCTTTGCTTGTGTacatctaaaaatgaaaaaaaagaaagaatgttGCACTACATACGTTTGGTGGTGCTCTGGGGCTGCGCCGTGCTTCTGTTACTGAAGGGATTGACGGCGTTGTTGGGAGGCTGGTGGCAGCCGGGGTTCTTGGAGTAGTTGGTGAACGTGAGCCCATCCTGAGATTGTTTTCTGTGCGTTTGGCTGAGTAAGGCGTTGAGGCTGTTGTAGAGGCTGGCACTGAGGCTAAGGTCAGCGCCAAAGGTGGAGGCTTGCCGGGGGCCGTCGTGGTTCCGCCTCGGTGCCGAGAGAGGATACTGGTGtgggttgttgttgtggttgggGGGATGGTTCTTCTGGACGGAGGCGAGCAGAGCTGCATCGTTCTCGTACGTCCAGCAGCTGCCGTCCAAACTGCCTGAGCGACTGTGACTCGGTACCTTTCGGAGGTTTCAAAGACACCAGGTCACGTAATTTTTTTTGAACCCACTTTTTGACataataaatgcatttgaatagcgaccctcccccccaaaaaacaaggataaaatgaatagaaaatattgcggtgtctgtattttattttgtgccatGAAGAGGCGCAGCCTTGTGGGGCGACGTGTGACATGAGCGAGTTTACATGTGAGAGTCTGCGCGTGAGCGGTGACCGACAGCAGCTTGCATGAGTGTGTTCATCGTGTTTATGAGTCTGACTCTTTTCCCTGGCATTCAATCAACAACTGAAAAGTGCATCagtgactgtggctctcctttcctacACGGGaagggcatttaaaaaaaatctatgaaaaAACTGATCACTTCATAAACTTGCACTTCAGCGGGTGTACAAACGATGAACCCCCGAGGAGATCTTTTTCGTGAATTGCTATTATTTGTACTACGAGTCCATTGATTCTCTCATTTTACTGGTAGCAAAATACTAAGGAGCCACACAAGTGGTCACAGTAACACGTCATCTTTTTCATACCTTGTATCCATCCAGTGGTATAGTAACGGGCAGACTGCTCTGCCGGTTGTGTCTCCAGCTCTGGAGGATCCTCTGCTGGGCTTCCAGCTTCTCCTTCTCCCTGTCGACACTCTTCTGGCCCTCCCGGAGTCTGTCAAGATTGTTACGATACTCCAGCAGCTGAGCTTCCAGCTCCTCTCGTTCACAGCGGAGCCGTTGTGCCTCCAGGACGCAATGCTGCTCACGCCGCTCCAGTGCACTTTCCTGCTCAGTCTGCACACAATATCGCACATTTCCATCAGACAGACCGGTGATTCCCCATTCAAGTTAGCCCTCCATTGCTGCGAATCCACCCAGATAGTGAGACCAACCTGTTGTTTCTCCCTGGCCACACATTCCTTGTCCCAGCGCTGCtggtcttgttttattttcacttggaGTTTCTGCACctcatccacttcttccttcttCCTGTCTAAACCCTTTTTCTCAACTtcctctttcttcctttcaacACCCATCTGCCTCTCGTGCTCCTGCAGCACAGCAGATGTCCTGTTCGCAACTCGGACGTAGCAAAACGTCTATGAGGGGACTTTCAAGGCATTCTTACCAGGCTGTTTTGGGGAGAAGCGAGGGTCTTGAGCTGAGATTTGTCTCGCATTTTCTGGATCTCGAGGCAACTGTCCTGAAGAGTCACGGCAGCCTGccaaagccccgccccccccaaaaaacacacattagtGTCAAACTACTGCTGGTAAAAATAACAATCTAAATGAATTATCAGTTATTTAAATCTGCACTTCTACCAACATCAAAGTGAGCGGCAACTTTTTCCCCCAGCCTGAACGCGTGCAGTTATTCAACGGTGCGGCTTATTTGCCGGTACACTAATCGTGTTTAGTGTTCATGTTGAAGGGGAACTGTTCACGGTTTAAAGTTTCGAGTTCAAGCCAATCAATTTGGCCATTGAAAATGGAAATCAGGCCACCGTACATTTTCTCGGACTAAATAACGATTGTGGAGCTTAATTTTCTGTggtcatttgtattttgtaacAGTATTTCCACTTCTATGTTACTTTATGTTGTTTCCACTTCGACTTTCCTAGACTGAGGATGGCGGTTTTTGGGTCTCTCAAATTTGTATGAGTAATACGTGAGGCGAATCAACCGTGGCTTATGTGTGTAAAAGaaaaatttgattttgtttaatATTTAGTAGCTGAGGCTTATATACCGGTTTGCTCAACAGAATAGATTTCATGATAATTCCATTTTGTAAGAACAGAATAAAAAGAAGAGCTAATCGCGTCCATGCATTTGTGCACTTACTCACCTGCAGACTATAAAGAAGCTGAGTCAGACTTTGCACACTCTCTGCCACCTACAGAAGAGAACTGTTTCTTAGTCCAGAAGGACATCAACAAAaggaagaataaataaatactccaTTTGGGAACGCTGACAGCCAAACCTTGAACAGTGTTTCTTTGGTGTCGCCTTTCTTTGGCTCCGAAGCAGAACTCCacaaaactccatccatccccGTGCCCTCACTATCCGATCCAAGAGAAGTGGAACTCATACTGAGTGTGCTCAGGTAATCAGCTGTGAGAAACAAAGGGCACAACGATGACACGGGACCGCATGCGTCACCTGCCTTACACTCGAGAATTGCATACGAATGAGCTCGCTTACGTTCCGAGGGAGACTCTTGGATGCTGCTGCCGTGACTGTTGTAGTTGCAGCACTCGGGCCCACGGATCGGAGAGTTGTCACTTGGTACAGGAAGGTCATCGTGGACCTGCAGGATGGTGATCAGGTTTTCCGCTACACAGGAAGCAGTCACAAAAGTTGAGTTAATTCCCGGCCGAGCTGGTTATTTTCACTAAGTGAGTAAAAGGGGATGTTGACATTGCACGACCGTGAATTCCTTTTACAGGTTAAAACTGTATGGAAGTTGCTATCTATGCTCCGTTGACTTCTCCCCTTCGTATTCAAGTCTTGCCGAGCCTCTTCTGGCTGAACACAATTTACCAGTTTTCTCAGCGGTTGTCTCACCTTCTCGGAGTGCAGCTGTGAGCAGTGTTGAGGCGGGTCTTGGGGACTCACTATCAATGTCTGGTTGTACCAGCAGGTGGCGATGTGGCACGGCTTGTGAAGAGCGCAGGGTTAACTCTGTGAGCTCAGCATATAATTGCAACTTCTCCTCCAAACTGTTGCAGATGCGCTGGTCCTGGTTTAACAATGTctctacaaaaaatatatatatatatactgtatatatacaaataCCGTGATTCATAATTCAACGCCTTCTATTTGACTCCCATGAGCCCAGTATCAAGGTCTACTCAACCGTTACCTTGGAACTTTGAGATTTTCTGAAACTTTGCTTCTGCTGCTCGCTTGGCCTCCTCGGATTCGGCActgcgctcctcctcctcctcttcctccgggCAACTGCCGTGAAGGTTAAGTAGGTGAGATAATgattaacacacacgcacgtagaCACATACAGCACAAAAGACTGTACTATAAAACAAAACGTCACAATGTCATTGTCAACATTGAAACAATTGTTCGCAGTTGACTCCACAACAAACCTCTCGACAGCTTGTCTTATGTGTCTCATCCAAGCATTTCTCTCCTCCCTGGTCGTGGTGTGAACTTCGTACATCTCTGGTCCAGCCGATGAAGCGGAGATGAGGAACATCCCTCGTTCCTCATTGGCTACTTCTCGAACAATGAGCTTTTGCAGTGGGATCACAGGAGGCTTCTGGTCCTGCAAGTCAACGGAACTCAATAAATGAGAGACGCATTGGTCGTCGGAGTTGCATATTTGCGATTTCGGTTGAGGCTTACCACGGCCGCAAACACAAAGCGTTGATCTTTCTCTTGTAGGAACACCAGAACATCTGTAAGCAGGAGGGCCAATGTATCTAGAGTAAAAATTCACAGAAGTTAGTTATCAGCTCAACGAAAACGATCCGGCGGCAGATGTGCAGAAGCTACAAACCTTTTAGGCGGCCTGTGGCGGTCTTCCAGTAAAGCAGTCCCTTGTGCTGCAGATCTCTGTGTTTGCTGTGCAGGTCCTGCTTGCGAATCACCTTGCCGCTCTTTAGTTTGGCAAAGCTCTTGTTCTCCAGACGGGCGAGCACTTCTTGCAGCTCCTGCGATTTCTCGTACTTACTTACAGTTAGGTCCACTGCTGTGATGATATCACGAATCCGAGCCAGAGCACTTGACAAGTCGGAGTGTTCCTGACTGCCTTCTGTCGAGGTTTAAGGTCATCAAGGTCaaggttaaccctttcagggacagcggttaggaCAGTGGACAAATTATCATGTTATGgggttcatgaaagggttaaatataaaATTCTAATTTCTGAATTCATTTTTACACAGTGATTTGAACCAAGAtagaaatgttcattcattcatttgtacaGTTCAAGGTTAAAGATGTCATTAACTACAatgatgccttgagatatggATTTCGTTTGTTCCTTGACCACAtctggaactaaaaaaaaaaaacacctgtactgaaatcatctttccccattgaaatgaatggtgaTGCAatgctcttaactcattcaatgccaGGCCATTTTCACCGGAGGAAACCCTTCAAAATCCCTCAGTGCAATATTAACACGCAAGCCTaccaagaagaaaaaatgaGACTCTCTTCTTTGAGCCGGGAAAACGTTTGTTTCTAACTTTGTTCCGTTCCTTAGCAATCAGCATGAGAAAATAGCTAAATGTTATCAGATTTCCATTTTCTGAGTAAAAGAAACGTAGGAAAAAGACCTTTTTGGAATGCATGCATAAGTTCAAGTGTGGTGCCAGCATTTTTTGCTCTCAAACATCTAAATAAGACTTTCCATCTACAAAACAACATAAAGAACAGCGCAAAAGGGCTTTTGGTAGGAAAAATCTTCATATGCGCTGCATTGAACTGATGAAATGAACTATGAACGGAAGTGAAACAATCAGTTCAGTGAGCGCTTGCACATTTGCGTGTGTTCTCTAGTGAGTTGAATTCACTGCCACTTGTATCATTCTTTTTTGCTCAGAAGtcaagcaaaataaatacataaataaatggaatCAGCTGAATCATGGCTCATATCGCAAAATAATTCACAGTCTTAAGTGATTTGTACATGGAGCTGACTTGCCTTGAGTGTAATGTAATATCCTCTCCAACAAAACTGGGTACTTGGTGATGCGCTGGGTGACTAAAAGGATAAACTCTGGAATCCCTCTCCTCCTGACCAGCGAGTTATGGCTCTGTTGCTGTGAGCAGAGAGGCCACAAGGATTTCACAACATTGCTGATGTTGAAAACATGCAATGTTCTACAACCGGGGGCCCCACTTTGACAAAGTTCTggagttttttattttgttgttgaagCTCCTTGAAGACACTGACGGCTTCCATGTGGTGACTGCAGAAATCGCCGTACACTTGCTTCATTGTCTCAGCATTTTCATCTGAGAACtgaaagggtcatcttcagttTTGAGAAAGGTCCTTTGATTGCAACATGTATGCATCATGACCAACCTGCTGAAGCAGGATGTCGCCGATCTGATGGATGAGGTAATTTCTCTGGTTCTCGGCTTGGGTGGAAGCTTGTCTGCACTCCTGCAGTGATCCAAAGAGGTTCCTGTGGAAGAGCAACAAGGAATCCAAACAAGGGAATATCCGGGCCACACAATCCCAGTCGAGTTGCAGCTCCTCCAGCATTCCTCGTCTGAACACTTCGGACATGACTGTCAGAGTCTGGATGTGGTGCAGCTCAGTCTGCATTAGTTCTACAAGGAGGCAGCAAAGTGGATTATCATCATGATACAACTGATTAACCAAGAGACTGGAATGGCTTAATGACTCTCATTGAGTAAAGCCCGCCTTGCCTCACCATAAATTACATCCTGGCGTTTGATGGCACGTCTGTCATGCTGCCGGCAGAAATCCGGACTCACTGCAAGACTCCACGACTCTGCGTCGAGTCCCAGAAGATCGGCTGATAGATCGCTTAGTAGAGGAGCATCTACATCATCTGCGCAGCGGTGATAGTGTACAGTCATTTTATGAAACGTTCAAGGGTTTACAAAGGTCTGATTAAGCCTCGCTGACCCTGCGGGGCGATTGGTGGGTCGACTAAAGGAAGAATTGTCATTGGGGCGCCCTCATCGAACTGCGAGCCGTAAGCTGTAGGAATGGAATCAATCTCCATTGCTGTTGTGTCACTCAGCCTTCTATAGAACAGAAAGGGGAATACAGAAACGTCAAATAGCTTAGTTTTAGGTACAAATTGCTATTCACAATGAGACTGCAATAAATGCTAGCTAGAAACAGTGTTGTGGTGGAATCCATCTGATTACTGTTAATATGCAGGGTTGAACTACGGTTGTCAATCCTACCTGCTCTCTAAAGAGACGGAGAGACCTTTGGAGAGAGCGTCGAGTGTTTCTCGCTTTTCTTTGGTCGTCGGTGTGAGTGAGGATGACGAAGAAACGGAGGAGAAGGCGAGGGGTGTGGAGGAAGGGATGCCTTTCACAGAAGCTGAAGGAGACACTGAGATAACAGGAAATGTTCTCATTGTCATGGGAAACAGCAGGTGAAGACGCCAATGTTCAAATTAAAGTTCCTACCACATACCACAGAaaatgattattaaaaaaaaaaaccgaggcACCAAAATCATGAAAAACCAAGCACTTGTCTTCATTCTCCATGGGCGTGTATGCTTGAAGATCACACCACGCCCAACTATATATCACCATATGCCTCCAATATGAGCTGGGGGGAATAAGATATCCAAATATACACAAACacccttttatatatatatatatatatatatatatatatatatgtaaataaaaTGATGGGGGATGGAGCGACTCCTGCCGAGGCCCATGTGCATCACTGGGCTCAGTTTCTGCCTGGATGCCAATCAAGGAtattgaaatgatgaaaaacattttagcaCGAAATCTCCAGAAATCTACATAGTTCTTGGGCTTTGTACATCTTTAAAAATGGTTGACATGTTTACAAAGAAAGATCTGAATTCACTCTAGTTTACAGTctataaatcacaggtgtcaaacctaAGGGCCAGGTGCCAGATAtggcccgccgcatcattttatgtggcccacaaaagcaaatcaaccaGGTCAACTTCCACGACGCTTGCTAAAATCCGTACCAAAATGTCCagttgtcatatgtaataaatcggCATTGTTAGCTATTACAAGCATTATTTCAGAAACTTCAACAACAGGGGGAACAAACTACTctccttgacttttgatttcaaaatttaATAATTGTGTACAGTACTTTACATGCAAAAATACGAGGAAGTGATTCAACATTTCTACGGTTTCAgccataatggccctccgagggaaactgTGACGACAATGTAgctcgtgacaaaaatgagtttttgacaccCTTGCTTTAAGTGTACAATGTACCTTCTCATTGTATGGGGATGTCCTCACTCTACCGATGTTATGCACAAACACATATAAATACAATCCAGGATGGATCCCCCACTAAGGCAGATTAAAATTtaacaatttctttttctttttttaacagagtCATATGGGTGAGTCAGTGGCCAGGGtaaatgatttgctttcaaCAACAGGGAAAAAAGAGAGGAgaggtaaaaacaaaaagaataaggACGATGTAACGAAGAGGGATAACATGGGGTAAATCATGTAATTTCTGACTCACTCTGTGGGAGGGACAAGGTCTTGCTTTTTGTCAACAATGCATTCTTCTCCTGCAGCTTCTGAGGAAAAATGTCATATCAACTTAAGTTGATGAACAACATAGCTGCACTGTCTTTAAATAAAATtagtcaaaaaacaaaatctctgGAGGAGAAAACATGACACAACCTACAGTGTACACTGTCGCTGTTATTATTTTTCACTGTTCAGAACATCGCATGATTccaggaattttttttctttctttctttgtcacCAAGCGCTGGATCTTTTTCTCCCGGCTTTTTGACTGCCTCCCCCACCTGCCCGTGAGGCGGCAACtgatttatttgttcatttagcATTCAGCCTCTGACAGGCATGGCAGTAGAGTGAGAGAAGGGGAGACAAGCGCAATGACCCGCAACATATTGCGGCACACAGCACTTTTGAGTTTCCAGGAAGGACATCTTCAAGGTAAAATTGTAGTCAAGGTGCAGAGATTCGagcaccaaaaataaaatctttggccacaactGTTTGAATGAGGGTCCAAGAACAAGCTaacatgattcttttttttttttttttttgctctcattgTTATGGGAGACCAAAGGCAGCGTTTGATGGTTACCTTTCCGCATTGTGTAACAGAATCTCGACAGTTCTTGTGGACGTTCAAGAAACAGTCTGCAGACAAAAACAGACAAAGTCACGGTTAATTCAATCATTTAACTGATAATAAATCTAAATAAGCAATGTCCAGATGGCCATCGAAACTGCCCATCGGTGTTGACTTTGCTGGGGGAAGAAAGCTGACTTCATCTTTTCTGCGGACCAAAACACGAAGGCAGCACGTGTGAGGATATTTATACAAACGCTGACAGTTGAGCCACCACAAGACATAAGACAACACCGCCGCCGCTGTTGAATACTTACTGGAGCACTGCAGCAGCTCCTTCCCAGAAACCGACttatcgcaggccacacagacagCAGGACCAGATGGAGACGCGGGCACAAACTGATGTCCATGAGCCGCTCCGTTCTTGTCCTTCCCGTCCTTCGCCTCTTTCCCTTTAACCTGAAAAGAAAGCTCGTAAAATAATATGCATTTCCCCGTTGAGCTGACATTGACAACGGTCGATGCCGGAGtgcaactgaaaaacaaaaagtaatgcGGCCAGCTTCCTGGTGCGATACACCTGTTGAAGTGGTGTTAGCTGAGATAAAGGGATTTGAGTCAGCCTCGCTGTTAACTCTCTTCTGCTTGAAGGGTTCTGCTGTTATGGCGCTTTAACTTTGGGGGAGCATTAGGAGGGATtcctttgtgtgagtgtgtgtgtgtgtgtgtgtgtgtgtgcgaggaaTGTTTATTTTCTTATCGAACTTTCCAAGGAGTTCATGTTTGTTAGCTCGTATATGTGCATGCTCCGAAACACGTGACAACGCC
This sequence is a window from Hippocampus zosterae strain Florida chromosome 6, ASM2543408v3, whole genome shotgun sequence. Protein-coding genes within it:
- the arhgef28a gene encoding rho guanine nucleotide exchange factor 28 isoform X1, whose protein sequence is MELSRRKVPLYGQAKVFALLEGEDSMLEDAEVFIVLEGSTLVHVTKALSDVMLCFIVPGHNLAEVVSVQAYLSSETTPLTWVGGAMLEYVQDDAQELAEYLVTHGYSLSSLDHEELSSLFNLAQQSSRWVMDRRVALAMANLDIPPNWNVLGSPRTDDHSPKESLLHLAVRWGLCRLAELLLCQPGGLMAINLPNKEGVTPLQLAHASGNRELLELLTHPPNPLATPPAGLSQVWADRSRLLRYCHDTGNLTLTVRQNLKWSSEESRHADIQLLRNRLRDEGFLREIKALRRERTETIFGKEQLVDDPAENGPFLDKSGDNSAADENDYEEPLMFCLNQEDQEDEQSDSEKSQSIGESQTSSPTLAAAARLSAMIHGKDRVYANAMVVQQVDDVDMKYHSSPPPDVGNLCWEPFTMTPHDSRTCPKNPHPPTPRNGERAVRSPGPEKSKDSPLQISPPSPSSPFASPPSFPSSPLASAFRLFEGSQRRQPQSNLPVSPTLNRRGCNLPATTRGLSPSLECDSGEEDILGHSYPCSASKLQCSSPDFNRSHSDSTQKPSKNPEEGEVRLRSYSYSSPKVRPSRPLLNRDATITDLAEDGAFSSSGRSLLQALSLSKSLSRLNQVKQSVLNLTETSKEKRVLGFRKRAQSAEEESSASLQHLTLTEFLKEIEDEEWDKYIIPSKVESEKYKVSRTFSFLKSRMSSTRNKTKVKGKEAKDGKDKNGAAHGHQFVPASPSGPAVCVACDKSVSGKELLQCSNCFLNVHKNCRDSVTQCGKKLQEKNALLTKSKTLSLPQTSVKGIPSSTPLAFSSVSSSSSLTPTTKEKRETLDALSKGLSVSLESRRLSDTTAMEIDSIPTAYGSQFDEGAPMTILPLVDPPIAPQDDVDAPLLSDLSADLLGLDAESWSLAVSPDFCRQHDRRAIKRQDVIYELMQTELHHIQTLTVMSEVFRRGMLEELQLDWDCVARIFPCLDSLLLFHRNLFGSLQECRQASTQAENQRNYLIHQIGDILLQQFSDENAETMKQVYGDFCSHHMEAVSVFKELQQQNKKLQNFVKQQSHNSLVRRRGIPEFILLVTQRITKYPVLLERILHYTQEGSQEHSDLSSALARIRDIITAVDLTVSKYEKSQELQEVLARLENKSFAKLKSGKVIRKQDLHSKHRDLQHKGLLYWKTATGRLKDTLALLLTDVLVFLQEKDQRFVFAAVDQKPPVIPLQKLIVREVANEERGMFLISASSAGPEMYEVHTTTREERNAWMRHIRQAVESCPEEEEEEERSAESEEAKRAAEAKFQKISKFQETLLNQDQRICNSLEEKLQLYAELTELTLRSSQAVPHRHLLVQPDIDSESPRPASTLLTAALREAENLITILQVHDDLPVPSDNSPIRGPECCNYNSHGSSIQESPSEPDYLSTLSMSSTSLGSDSEGTGMDGVLWSSASEPKKGDTKETLFKVAESVQSLTQLLYSLQAAVTLQDSCLEIQKMRDKSQLKTLASPQNSLEHERQMGVERKKEEVEKKGLDRKKEEVDEVQKLQVKIKQDQQRWDKECVAREKQQTEQESALERREQHCVLEAQRLRCEREELEAQLLEYRNNLDRLREGQKSVDREKEKLEAQQRILQSWRHNRQSSLPVTIPLDGYKVPSHSRSGSLDGSCWTYENDAALLASVQKNHPPNHNNNPHQYPLSAPRRNHDGPRQASTFGADLSLSASLYNSLNALLSQTHRKQSQDGLTFTNYSKNPGCHQPPNNAVNPFSNRSTAQPQSTTKHFSPQLDGHSPGVWRPGHELYKNTFSSASSPSLTPLLPPQSYLSLEGHLREDGSEENIVYL
- the arhgef28a gene encoding rho guanine nucleotide exchange factor 28 isoform X6 — its product is MILQKTDYEEPLMFCLNQEDQEDEQSDSEKSQSIGESQTSSPTLAAAARLSAMIHGKDRVYANAMVVQQVDDVDMKYHSSPPPDVGNLCWEPFTMTPHDSRTCPKNPHPPTPRNGERAVRSPGPEKSKDSPLQISPPSPSSPFASPPSFPSSPLASAFRLFEGSQRRQPQSNLPVSPTLNRRGCNLPATTRGLSPSLECDSGEEDILGHSYPCSASKLQCSSPDFNRSHSDSTQKPSKNPEEGEVRLRSYSYSSPKVRPSRPLLNRDATITDLAEDGAFSSSGRSLLQALSLSKSLSRLNQVKQSVLNLTETSKEKRVLGFRKRAQSAEEESSASLQHLTLTEFLKEIEDEEWDKYIIPSKVESEKYKVSRTFSFLKSRMSSTRNKTKVKGKEAKDGKDKNGAAHGHQFVPASPSGPAVCVACDKSVSGKELLQCSNCFLNVHKNCRDSVTQCGKKLQEKNALLTKSKTLSLPQTSVKGIPSSTPLAFSSVSSSSSLTPTTKEKRETLDALSKGLSVSLESRRLSDTTAMEIDSIPTAYGSQFDEGAPMTILPLVDPPIAPQDDVDAPLLSDLSADLLGLDAESWSLAVSPDFCRQHDRRAIKRQDVIYELMQTELHHIQTLTVMSEVFRRGMLEELQLDWDCVARIFPCLDSLLLFHRNLFGSLQECRQASTQAENQRNYLIHQIGDILLQQFSDENAETMKQVYGDFCSHHMEAVSVFKELQQQNKKLQNFVKQQSHNSLVRRRGIPEFILLVTQRITKYPVLLERILHYTQEGSQEHSDLSSALARIRDIITAVDLTVSKYEKSQELQEVLARLENKSFAKLKSGKVIRKQDLHSKHRDLQHKGLLYWKTATGRLKDTLALLLTDVLVFLQEKDQRFVFAAVDQKPPVIPLQKLIVREVANEERGMFLISASSAGPEMYEVHTTTREERNAWMRHIRQAVESCPEEEEEEERSAESEEAKRAAEAKFQKISKFQETLLNQDQRICNSLEEKLQLYAELTELTLRSSQAVPHRHLLVQPDIDSESPRPASTLLTAALREAENLITILQVHDDLPVPSDNSPIRGPECCNYNSHGSSIQESPSEPDYLSTLSMSSTSLGSDSEGTGMDGVLWSSASEPKKGDTKETLFKVAESVQSLTQLLYSLQAAVTLQDSCLEIQKMRDKSQLKTLASPQNSLEHERQMGVERKKEEVEKKGLDRKKEEVDEVQKLQVKIKQDQQRWDKECVAREKQQTEQESALERREQHCVLEAQRLRCEREELEAQLLEYRNNLDRLREGQKSVDREKEKLEAQQRILQSWRHNRQSSLPVTIPLDGYKVPSHSRSGSLDGSCWTYENDAALLASVQKNHPPNHNNNPHQYPLSAPRRNHDGPRQASTFGADLSLSASLYNSLNALLSQTHRKQSQDGLTFTNYSKNPGCHQPPNNAVNPFSNRSTAQPQSTTKHFSPQLDGHSPGVWRPGHELYKNTFSSASSPSLTPLLPPQSYLSLEGHLREDGSEENIVYL
- the arhgef28a gene encoding rho guanine nucleotide exchange factor 28 isoform X4, producing the protein MELSRRKVPLYGQAKVFALLEGEDSMLEDAEVFIVLEGSTLVHVTKALSDVMLCFIVPGHNLAEVVSVQAYLSSETTPLTWVGGAMLEYVQDDAQELAEYLVTHGYSLSSLDHEELSSLFNLAQQSSRWVMDRRVALAMANLDIPPNWNVLGSPRTDDHSPKESLLHLAVRWGLCRLAELLLCQPGGLMAINLPNKEGVTPLQLAHASGNRELLELLTHPPNPLATPPAGLSQVWADRSRLLRYCHDTGNLTLTVRQNLKWSSEESRHADIQLLRNRLRDEGFLREIKALRRERTETIFGKEQLVDDPAENGPFLDKSGDNSAADENDYEEPLMFCLNQEDQEDEQSDSEKSQSIGESQTSSPTLAAAARLSAMIHGKDRVYANAMVVQQVDDVDMKYHSSPPPDVGNLCWEPFTMTPHDSRTCPKNPHPPTPRNGERAVRSPGPEKSKDSPLQISPPSPSSPFASPPSFPSSPLASAFRLFEGSQRRQPQSNLPVSPTLNRRGCNLPATTRGLSPSLECDSGEEDILGHSYPCSASKLQCSSPDFNRSHSDSTQKPSKNPEEGEVRLRSYSYSSPKVRPSRPLLNRDATITDLAEEQSVLNLTETSKEKRIEDEEWDKYIIPSKVESEKYKVSRTFSFLKSRMSSTRNKTKVKGKEAKDGKDKNGAAHGHQFVPASPSGPAVCVACDKSVSGKELLQCSNCFLNVHKNCRDSVTQCGKKLQEKNALLTKSKTLSLPQTSVKGIPSSTPLAFSSVSSSSSLTPTTKEKRETLDALSKGLSVSLESRRLSDTTAMEIDSIPTAYGSQFDEGAPMTILPLVDPPIAPQDDVDAPLLSDLSADLLGLDAESWSLAVSPDFCRQHDRRAIKRQDVIYELMQTELHHIQTLTVMSEVFRRGMLEELQLDWDCVARIFPCLDSLLLFHRNLFGSLQECRQASTQAENQRNYLIHQIGDILLQQFSDENAETMKQVYGDFCSHHMEAVSVFKELQQQNKKLQNFVKQQSHNSLVRRRGIPEFILLVTQRITKYPVLLERILHYTQEGSQEHSDLSSALARIRDIITAVDLTVSKYEKSQELQEVLARLENKSFAKLKSGKVIRKQDLHSKHRDLQHKGLLYWKTATGRLKDTLALLLTDVLVFLQEKDQRFVFAAVDQKPPVIPLQKLIVREVANEERGMFLISASSAGPEMYEVHTTTREERNAWMRHIRQAVESCPEEEEEEERSAESEEAKRAAEAKFQKISKFQETLLNQDQRICNSLEEKLQLYAELTELTLRSSQAVPHRHLLVQPDIDSESPRPASTLLTAALREAENLITILQVHDDLPVPSDNSPIRGPECCNYNSHGSSIQESPSEPDYLSTLSMSSTSLGSDSEGTGMDGVLWSSASEPKKGDTKETLFKVAESVQSLTQLLYSLQAAVTLQDSCLEIQKMRDKSQLKTLASPQNSLEHERQMGVERKKEEVEKKGLDRKKEEVDEVQKLQVKIKQDQQRWDKECVAREKQQTEQESALERREQHCVLEAQRLRCEREELEAQLLEYRNNLDRLREGQKSVDREKEKLEAQQRILQSWRHNRQSSLPVTIPLDGYKVPSHSRSGSLDGSCWTYENDAALLASVQKNHPPNHNNNPHQYPLSAPRRNHDGPRQASTFGADLSLSASLYNSLNALLSQTHRKQSQDGLTFTNYSKNPGCHQPPNNAVNPFSNRSTAQPQSTTKHFSPQLDGHSPGVWRPGHELYKNTFSSASSPSLTPLLPPQSYLSLEGHLREDGSEENIVYL